In Henriciella litoralis, the genomic window GATCGGCGTGGAAGCGTCCGGTCATGGCATTGAAACCGGTGAGCATGCGGCCGCGCTAAACGGCGGCAAACCCGGCATCCTGCATGGCAACAAGACTTACCTGCTGCAGACCGATGACGGACAGATTATCGACGCCCACTCGATTTCAGCCGGTCTCGACTATCCGGGGATCGGGCCGGAACACGCTTTCCTTCGCGATACGGGCCGTGCCGAATATCTCACCTGCACCGACAAGGAAGCGCTCGAGGCGTTCAAGCTCTGCACGCGCCTTGAAGGCATTATTCCGGCGCTTGAGCCAGCCCACGCCATCGCGCGGCTGGGCGATGTCTGCGAGACGATGGACAAGGACCAGATCCTGATCATGAACCTTTGCGGTCGCGGCGATAAGGATATCTTCTCGGTGGCTGAGCATCTGGGCATGGAGATTTGAGGGCAGACCATGATCTCTCACGTCACGATCGGCACCAATGACATTGACCGGGCGACAGGCTTCTACACCCCGATCATGGCGGCGCTCGGCCTGAAGCGTGTGCCGATGGAGCGGTCGGCGCCGTTTGTGATGTGGACCGGGCAGGAGAGCTTCCGTCCGGTAATCGCCCTGACCACGCCGGAGAATGGACGACCCCACGAGCCCGGCAACGGCCAGATGCTGGCCCTCCTTGCGCCGGACCGTGCCGCGGTCGATCGGGTCCATGCGATTGCGCTGAAAGGCGGCGGCAGGGACGAAGGCATTCCGGGCCTTCGTGCACACTATCATTCCAACTATTATGGCGCCTATTTTCGCGACCTCGATGGCAACAAGATTTGCGTTGTCTGTCACGATCCGCTCGATGACTAGATCCAGCGCCGCGCCATGTTGAGCTTCAAGCGACCGTCCGACTGGGCAGATGTTTGTCAATCTTGCTTCTGGCAAAAAGAACTGGCTGGCAAATTGCATCAATTTTCCATACCGGGCCTGTTGCCGAGATGCTGTTGGCCATAAGGTCTGCATTGTGCGGATGACATCGGCCATGAGGCAAACAATATCCGTCAGACAGGTGACAGGGAAACTTTTACGATAATGACCGACGCGCTTCTCATCCGGATCACATGCCCGTCCAAGGACGTGGCACAGAAGATTGCCGATGCATCCGTCGAGCAACGCATTGCCGCCTGCGCCAATATCGAGGGGCCGGTCTCCTCGACCTATCTCTGGAAGGGCGTGGTGGAGCAGGCGTTTGAGCATGTGCTCTGGCTGAAATCGGTGAAGAGCTGCTGGCCAGCGCTCGAAAAACTGGTGGCAGAGCTTCACCCCTATGATGTTCCGGCTATGGTGGCGCTGCCCTGTACGCAGATGCTAAGCCCATTCGCCAGCTGGCTTGAAGACAACACGGAAGCGCCCGCAAACTGATGCCTACTCAAAGAATTACTGACCGGTTCGACAAGGTGCGTGCCGAAGGCCGCGCCGCGCTCGTGACCTATCTCATGGCCGGCGACCCGGATATCGAGACGAGCTATGAAGCCTTGTGCGCGCTGCGCGATAATGGCGCAGACATTATTGAGCTCGGCGCGCCGTTTACTGACCCGATGGCCGATGGCCCCGCGATCCAGATGGCCGGACAGCGCAGCCTGAAAGCGGGTACGACACTGAGAGATGTGCTGGCGCTCGCCAAGCGGTTTCGTGAAACCGATGAAGACACGCCGCTGATCCTGATGGGCTATGCCAATCCGGTTCACTCCATGGGTTACACCACTTTCGCCGAAGCCGCCGCCTCCGCCGGGATCGATGGCACAATCATCGTCGACCTGCCGCCGGAAGAGGACCAGGAGCTGCGCGACGCCTATGAGGCGTATGGCATCTCGGTCATCCGGCTGGCGACGCCAACCACGACTGACAAGCGTATCGCCAAGGTGGCTGAAGGCGCTTCGGGCTTTCTCTATTATGTCGCCGTTGCGGGCGTCACCGGGTCTGGCTCCGCCGATCCGGCTGACATTCGCGAAGGCGTCGAGCGGGCACGGAAAGTGTCTGGCCTGCCGGTCTGCGTCGGATTTGGCGTAAAGACCGGGGAACAAGCCGCTGCGATGGCCGCTATTGCAGATGGGGTTGTCGTCGGCTCCGCATTCGTGGATCATGTGCGATTAGCTCTTGAGGCTGGCGAACGCGGCGATATAGCCGCACGCATGGGAACGCTGGCCGAAGAATTGTCGAGCGCGCTTAAAGGCGCGGCCTGAAACAGACGGGCGGTCCAAGGAGTCCGAAACTATGAACTGGCTGACAAATTTCAGAACACCTGGTCTGAAGACATTCCTGTCTTCCAAAAAGGACACGCCGGATAATCTCTGGGTCAAGTGTCCGAAGTCCGGTGAGCTTGTCTATCGCTCTGATCTTGAGGAGAGCTGGTATGTGACGCCAGCAGGCGCGCATCTGCGCATTTCGCCGCGCCGCCGCTTCCGTCTCTTCTTCGATGGCGAGAAGTGGGAGCCGCTTGCGCTGCCGCCGGTGACGCAGGACCCTCTGAAGTTCAAGGATGACAAGCCCTATCCCTCGCGCCTGAAAGCGGCCAAGTCCAAAATTGCCGGACGCGAGAAAGAAGAGAGCCCTGAAGGCAGCCCGCCGATTACGCAGGATGACTGTATGGCTGCGGCCTTTGGCCGGGTGAATGGCAAACCGGCTGTGATCCTCGTTCAGGACTTTGCGTTCATGGGCGGATCGCTCGGTATGGCGGCTGGCGAAGCTTTCATTGCGGCAGCTCAGATGGCTGTCGCCCGCAAGGCCGCCTTCGTGGTCTGCACCGCTTCTGGCGGCGCGCGGATGCAGGAAGGCACATTGTCGCTGATGCAGATGCCGCGCACGACGCTGGCCATTGATGAAGTCCGCGAAGCGGGCCTTCCTTATATTGTGATCCTCACCGACCCGACATCGGGCGGCGTGTCTGCGTCCTATGCGATGCTGGGCGATGTTCATATTGCTGAGCCGGATGCGATGATTGCGTTCTCTGGCCCGCGCGTGATCGAGCAGACCATTCGCGAGAAACTGCCGGACGGCTTCCAGCGCTCTGAATTCCTGCGCGAGAAGGGACAGGTCGATATTGTCTGTGACCGTCGCAAGCTGAAAGAGACGCTTGGCCGCCTCTTGAACCATCTTCTGCCTAAGCGGGCATCGGACAATGCACCAATCGGTCCGATCAAGGCGCCGTCGGCGGATGTGCCGGCAGCCGGTTCAAAGGGCAAGAAGGCTTGATTGACCTGGAGTTGGCCGTCGATGCGGCGTTGAAACGGTTCGAACGGTTTAATCCGACGGACCGGGTTCTGACGCTGGACCGCCTGCTTGTTGTTCTCGAAACGCTCGGTAACCCGCATCTCGATCTGCCGCCGACGATCCATGTCGCGGGCACGAACGGGAAGGGCTCGACCACGGCGTTCATGCGGGCGATGGCCGAAGCGGCGGGCCTCAAAGTTCATGTCTCGACATCGCCGCATCTCGTTCGGTTCAATGAGCGTATTCGTCTGGCCGGTGAGCTGATCAGCGACGCCGAGCTGGTGAAATATCTCGACCGGGTCGAGCAGGCGCTCGAGGGCCGGGACATTACCCATTTTGAAGCGACGCAGGCGGCGGCGTTCCTCGCCTTCCATGAAGTGCCGGCGGATTTGC contains:
- a CDS encoding VOC family protein, which encodes MISHVTIGTNDIDRATGFYTPIMAALGLKRVPMERSAPFVMWTGQESFRPVIALTTPENGRPHEPGNGQMLALLAPDRAAVDRVHAIALKGGGRDEGIPGLRAHYHSNYYGAYFRDLDGNKICVVCHDPLDD
- the cutA gene encoding divalent-cation tolerance protein CutA, encoding MTDALLIRITCPSKDVAQKIADASVEQRIAACANIEGPVSSTYLWKGVVEQAFEHVLWLKSVKSCWPALEKLVAELHPYDVPAMVALPCTQMLSPFASWLEDNTEAPAN
- the trpA gene encoding tryptophan synthase subunit alpha is translated as MPTQRITDRFDKVRAEGRAALVTYLMAGDPDIETSYEALCALRDNGADIIELGAPFTDPMADGPAIQMAGQRSLKAGTTLRDVLALAKRFRETDEDTPLILMGYANPVHSMGYTTFAEAAASAGIDGTIIVDLPPEEDQELRDAYEAYGISVIRLATPTTTDKRIAKVAEGASGFLYYVAVAGVTGSGSADPADIREGVERARKVSGLPVCVGFGVKTGEQAAAMAAIADGVVVGSAFVDHVRLALEAGERGDIAARMGTLAEELSSALKGAA
- a CDS encoding acetyl-CoA carboxylase carboxyltransferase subunit beta, with product MNWLTNFRTPGLKTFLSSKKDTPDNLWVKCPKSGELVYRSDLEESWYVTPAGAHLRISPRRRFRLFFDGEKWEPLALPPVTQDPLKFKDDKPYPSRLKAAKSKIAGREKEESPEGSPPITQDDCMAAAFGRVNGKPAVILVQDFAFMGGSLGMAAGEAFIAAAQMAVARKAAFVVCTASGGARMQEGTLSLMQMPRTTLAIDEVREAGLPYIVILTDPTSGGVSASYAMLGDVHIAEPDAMIAFSGPRVIEQTIREKLPDGFQRSEFLREKGQVDIVCDRRKLKETLGRLLNHLLPKRASDNAPIGPIKAPSADVPAAGSKGKKA